In a genomic window of Candidatus Microthrix parvicella Bio17-1:
- a CDS encoding Type 1 glutamine amidotransferase-like domain-containing protein, with translation MSGTLALLGGAEWTEGVTLDAALAKESSATEVSILPTATAYENPGARVERAERSLGALGLSINVLPVYQRAQAFEPEWAERAASAKWLYLTGGSPMHLRSVLFDTPLWDAVIDAFERGATLVGAGEAASVFCDALPDPRGGAFTVGLDLINTLTVLPRYERWSAETLHRTVSLAPSGLPVVGLDAQTALVRSPGGSWSAEGPGRVAVYVDAHQAEVADLPADLHR, from the coding sequence ATGAGCGGAACGCTGGCCCTGCTGGGCGGAGCCGAATGGACCGAGGGTGTCACCCTGGATGCCGCGCTGGCGAAGGAATCTTCGGCGACCGAGGTGTCCATCCTTCCGACGGCGACGGCCTACGAGAATCCCGGCGCCCGGGTGGAGCGCGCCGAACGGTCGTTAGGCGCGCTGGGCCTGTCCATCAACGTCCTTCCGGTGTACCAGCGGGCCCAGGCGTTCGAGCCCGAATGGGCTGAGCGCGCCGCGTCGGCCAAGTGGCTGTATCTCACCGGGGGCTCGCCCATGCACCTGCGGTCGGTGTTGTTCGATACCCCGCTGTGGGATGCCGTGATCGACGCATTCGAGCGGGGCGCCACGTTGGTGGGAGCCGGCGAAGCTGCGTCGGTGTTCTGCGACGCGCTGCCCGATCCCCGAGGCGGAGCGTTCACGGTGGGACTCGACCTGATCAACACCCTGACCGTCCTGCCGCGCTACGAGCGTTGGTCCGCCGAGACGCTGCACCGCACGGTGTCGCTGGCGCCGTCCGGTCTGCCGGTGGTGGGCCTGGACGCTCAGACGGCGCTGGTGAGATCCCCAGGCGGGTCGTGGAGCGCCGAGGGGCCGGGCCGGGTGGCGGTCTACGTTGATGCCCATCAGGCCGAGGTGGCGGATCTGCCCGCCGACCTGCATCGCTGA
- a CDS encoding 3-hydroxyacyl-CoA dehydrogenase family protein: protein MTTRVGIIGSGIMGSGIAEVASRAGYEVILRSRKQESADATLAKMDSNLKRAVDKGRLSEEDHAAILGRVTATADLSAVADCDLVIESVVEDLATKSALFTELDQVCGPDTILATNTSTLAVTELAVATGRPDKVCGIHFFNPATAMKLVEIVTPMTASDETIEAAVAFATKCGKDPVKVADRAGFIVNHLLFPYLNNAVRMLENGTASREHIDQAMMGGCNFPMGPLALLDLVGLDTSVAILDALYDEFGDHHYRVVPLLRRMVTAGYLGRKSGQGFYDYSR from the coding sequence ATGACTACACGCGTTGGCATTATCGGATCGGGAATCATGGGCTCAGGCATCGCCGAGGTGGCGAGCCGGGCGGGCTACGAGGTGATCCTGCGCTCACGCAAGCAGGAATCGGCGGATGCCACGCTGGCCAAGATGGACTCCAATCTGAAGCGTGCGGTCGACAAGGGTCGGCTTTCCGAGGAGGACCACGCCGCCATCCTGGGTCGGGTCACCGCCACGGCCGACCTGTCGGCCGTCGCCGACTGCGACCTGGTGATCGAATCGGTCGTCGAGGATCTCGCCACCAAGTCCGCCCTGTTCACCGAACTCGATCAGGTGTGCGGACCCGACACGATCCTGGCAACCAACACCTCGACCCTGGCGGTCACCGAGTTGGCGGTTGCCACCGGGCGCCCGGACAAGGTCTGCGGCATTCACTTTTTCAACCCCGCGACGGCGATGAAGCTGGTCGAGATCGTGACGCCGATGACGGCGAGCGACGAGACGATCGAGGCCGCGGTCGCCTTCGCCACCAAGTGCGGCAAGGATCCGGTCAAGGTGGCCGACCGGGCCGGGTTCATCGTCAACCACCTGCTGTTCCCGTACCTCAACAACGCCGTACGCATGCTGGAGAACGGCACCGCCAGCCGCGAGCACATCGACCAGGCGATGATGGGCGGTTGCAACTTCCCGATGGGCCCCCTGGCGCTGCTCGATCTGGTGGGCCTGGACACGTCCGTCGCCATTCTCGATGCCCTGTATGACGAGTTTGGCGACCACCATTACCGGGTGGTGCCGCTGCTGCGTCGCATGGTGACCGCCGGATACCTGGGTCGAAAGTCCGGTCAGGGCTTCTACGACTACAGCAGGTAG
- the aat gene encoding leucyl/phenylalanyl-tRNA--protein transferase translates to MDLMWSFPRPDPDADDLVAAGADLRPETLVAAYAAGYFPMPLVHSPLDLLRRAGTDAPGFGWYSPRHRGVLRPEALVVSGSLARATRRYHLSVNGAFETVIERCGDPARRGHWITAEIVEAYERLHALGIAHSVEVWDADDQLVGGVYGVSLGALFAGESMFHSARDASKVALVGLVTLLTEERTAGKMLIDTQWQTDHLASLGIEEWDRERYLDGLPALTSTNPPDVARWAATPTEFTQRTRARATALRSTRR, encoded by the coding sequence ATGGACCTGATGTGGAGCTTTCCCCGGCCCGACCCCGACGCTGACGACCTGGTTGCCGCCGGCGCCGACCTGCGACCCGAGACATTGGTGGCCGCCTACGCCGCCGGGTATTTCCCGATGCCACTCGTCCACAGCCCGCTGGACCTGCTCCGACGCGCCGGAACGGACGCCCCCGGGTTCGGCTGGTACTCGCCAAGGCACCGGGGCGTGCTGCGTCCCGAGGCTCTGGTGGTGTCGGGGTCGCTGGCGAGGGCGACGCGTCGGTACCACCTCAGCGTCAACGGAGCGTTCGAGACGGTGATCGAGCGCTGTGGGGATCCCGCCCGTCGAGGTCACTGGATCACCGCTGAGATCGTCGAGGCCTACGAGCGCCTTCACGCGCTTGGCATTGCTCACAGCGTGGAGGTCTGGGACGCGGACGACCAACTGGTCGGCGGCGTGTACGGCGTCTCGCTGGGTGCGCTCTTCGCCGGCGAATCCATGTTCCACTCTGCACGTGACGCCTCCAAGGTGGCACTGGTTGGGCTGGTCACCCTGCTCACCGAAGAGCGCACCGCGGGCAAAATGTTGATCGACACGCAGTGGCAGACGGACCACCTGGCGTCCCTCGGCATCGAGGAGTGGGATCGCGAGCGGTACCTCGACGGGCTCCCCGCGCTGACTTCCACCAATCCGCCGGACGTCGCCCGCTGGGCGGCCACACCAACCGAATTCACGCAGCGAACCCGAGCCAGAGCCACAGCGCTTCGATCGACCCGTCGGTAG
- a CDS encoding VOC family protein: MGVHHVAYATADLDATHRFYTEIMGFSLVKTVSAPTPQGGWAKHLFYATTPPGHVGSPGMIAFWDLHIPDLEPPKTAISVDLGLPDWVNHLAFDAVNEQRFAAKRDAMMNAGLEVVELDHEFCRSVYAHDPNGILVEWCLDVRPFTAAEATQAETKRLAEQPEFDDLPDLVSYQAATEPQIP; the protein is encoded by the coding sequence ATGGGAGTTCACCACGTCGCCTACGCAACCGCCGACCTGGACGCCACTCACCGCTTTTACACCGAGATCATGGGATTCTCGCTGGTGAAGACGGTGTCGGCGCCCACACCCCAGGGTGGCTGGGCAAAGCACCTGTTCTATGCCACCACACCCCCAGGCCATGTGGGCAGTCCAGGCATGATCGCGTTTTGGGACCTGCACATCCCCGACCTGGAGCCGCCCAAAACCGCCATCTCGGTCGACCTGGGCCTACCCGACTGGGTCAACCACCTGGCCTTCGACGCCGTCAACGAGCAGCGTTTCGCAGCCAAACGCGACGCCATGATGAACGCCGGGTTGGAGGTGGTCGAACTGGACCACGAATTCTGTCGCAGTGTGTACGCCCACGATCCCAACGGCATCCTGGTGGAGTGGTGCCTGGACGTGCGACCATTCACCGCCGCTGAGGCCACCCAGGCCGAGACCAAGCGTCTGGCCGAGCAGCCCGAGTTTGATGACCTGCCCGACCTGGTCTCCTACCAGGCCGCTACCGAGCCTCAGATCCCGTGA
- a CDS encoding class I SAM-dependent DNA methyltransferase: protein MHGSAMGQQASSRWATTDGPRGAAYDERFARLAASGEDVHGEATFVAGFQPRSVLDAGCGTGRVAMELRRRGIESVGVDADRGMLAAAVARDPDGEWLIGDISTLVIADDTAEARRFDVVVAAGNVMIFLAPGTETATVANLAAHLVPGGALICGFQLQAGRYPLDCFDADCEAAGLVPVERWSTWDRQVFDPDGGYVVAVHRRPRHTP from the coding sequence ATGCACGGGAGCGCGATGGGTCAGCAGGCGAGTTCACGGTGGGCCACGACCGACGGCCCGCGAGGAGCCGCCTACGACGAGCGCTTTGCGCGGCTGGCGGCCTCGGGCGAGGACGTGCACGGCGAGGCCACGTTTGTCGCCGGCTTCCAGCCCCGGTCCGTCCTCGATGCGGGATGCGGCACCGGACGGGTGGCGATGGAACTCCGGCGGCGTGGCATCGAGTCGGTGGGTGTCGATGCCGACCGGGGCATGTTGGCTGCTGCGGTGGCGCGTGACCCCGACGGCGAGTGGCTCATCGGTGACATCTCCACCCTGGTCATCGCCGACGACACGGCTGAGGCTCGCCGGTTCGACGTGGTGGTGGCCGCGGGCAACGTCATGATCTTCCTGGCGCCCGGAACGGAAACGGCGACCGTCGCCAACCTGGCGGCCCACCTGGTGCCGGGAGGCGCGCTGATCTGCGGGTTTCAGCTTCAGGCCGGGCGCTACCCGCTCGACTGCTTCGATGCCGACTGCGAGGCGGCTGGATTGGTGCCGGTGGAACGCTGGAGCACCTGGGATCGACAGGTGTTCGACCCGGACGGTGGCTACGTGGTGGCGGTGCACAGGCGCCCGCGCCACACGCCCTGA
- a CDS encoding YceI family protein: MKKPLVIALAVAGALVIAVGGGIAFWALNDSAEDEFQLSETNGGANTSVTTAAAPKESVDEAEATTWKVAEGSQAGYRIDEVLRGLEKTATARTEDVAGSLTLKANTVSDVTVTVQTGTLTSDAALRDDRVRADYLQTDQFPEATFTLDGPLELPGEPTVGDPVSMEAEGTLKLHGVTKDVAVKLDAQLTAKDQLEVVGSTPIALADYKIEVPDISGIVKAAPNGTLEFKLQLTPA; the protein is encoded by the coding sequence GTGAAGAAGCCACTCGTCATCGCGCTGGCCGTAGCCGGCGCTCTCGTCATCGCGGTGGGCGGCGGCATTGCCTTCTGGGCCCTCAATGATTCAGCCGAGGACGAGTTCCAGCTCAGCGAGACCAACGGCGGAGCCAACACCTCGGTCACCACGGCGGCGGCGCCAAAGGAGTCCGTCGACGAGGCGGAGGCAACGACCTGGAAGGTCGCTGAGGGCAGCCAGGCCGGTTACCGCATTGACGAGGTCCTGCGAGGTTTGGAGAAGACCGCCACCGCACGAACCGAGGACGTCGCAGGCAGTCTGACGCTGAAGGCCAACACGGTCAGCGACGTCACCGTGACCGTCCAGACCGGCACGCTCACCTCCGATGCAGCTCTACGCGACGACCGCGTGCGAGCCGACTACCTCCAGACCGATCAGTTTCCGGAGGCGACCTTCACCCTGGACGGGCCCTTGGAGCTGCCCGGAGAACCCACGGTGGGCGACCCGGTGTCCATGGAGGCCGAGGGGACGCTGAAACTGCATGGCGTGACCAAGGACGTAGCCGTCAAGCTCGATGCGCAGCTCACGGCCAAGGACCAACTCGAGGTCGTGGGGTCCACGCCGATCGCCCTCGCCGACTACAAAATCGAGGTGCCCGACATCTCCGGCATCGTGAAGGCCGCCCCGAACGGCACCCTCGAGTTCAAACTGCAGCTCACCCCGGCCTGA
- a CDS encoding class I adenylate-forming enzyme family protein, translating into MSTPETADTIWELVEARAQATPDAVMLIDEADTKLTCVQLRDAALSTAAGLAAMGIGENTPVTWQLPTTIDAVVTSLALARLGALQNPILHIYRERELGVAIRRTRPELVIVPGEWMGTDFEAMTAGVLDSLEGDDVDGAARPCVLSLADGRPTGDAATLAPFAPPDDPATAVRWIYYTSGTTSEPKGVRHTDATLLAGGRGLAAAVDLGADDVGSMAFPYAHIAGPDYLIMCLHSGFPFVLIGAFNPPAAVETYNRYGVTMIGGSTAFYQMFLAEQAKTPGTKFIPTLKLISGGGAPKPPELAARIRDEIGVPVCHGYGMTEVPMIAQGSPRDTEEQLANTEGAPVPGCEVRIVTEDGSVASTGQEGEVRLKGPMVCLGYTDAEATAAAFDDEGWFRTGDLGILRDDGHLALTGRLKDVIIRKGENISAKEVEDLLFTHPKVADVAVIGLPDEDRGERVAAVVERAEGVDDLTFAEMSAHLNAAGLMTRKIPEQLEVVEALPRNETLRKVLKFKLRETYADVPWTPEPR; encoded by the coding sequence GTGAGCACACCGGAGACCGCCGACACGATCTGGGAACTGGTTGAGGCACGGGCGCAGGCCACACCCGACGCCGTAATGCTCATCGACGAGGCGGATACCAAGCTCACCTGTGTCCAACTGCGCGACGCGGCACTGAGCACCGCCGCCGGGCTGGCCGCGATGGGCATCGGCGAAAACACGCCGGTCACCTGGCAGTTGCCGACCACGATCGATGCCGTTGTCACCTCGCTGGCACTGGCCCGCCTCGGTGCGCTGCAGAACCCGATCCTGCACATCTACCGGGAGCGCGAGCTGGGGGTGGCCATCAGGCGTACCCGTCCCGAGTTGGTGATCGTGCCCGGCGAGTGGATGGGTACCGACTTTGAGGCGATGACCGCCGGGGTGCTCGACAGCCTGGAAGGTGACGACGTGGACGGTGCAGCCCGCCCGTGCGTGCTCAGCCTGGCCGACGGTCGCCCTACGGGCGATGCCGCTACTCTGGCGCCTTTTGCGCCGCCTGACGACCCGGCCACCGCGGTGCGCTGGATCTATTACACGTCGGGCACCACGTCCGAGCCCAAGGGCGTGCGCCACACCGACGCCACGTTGTTGGCCGGTGGGCGAGGCCTGGCGGCAGCGGTCGACCTGGGCGCCGACGATGTCGGGTCGATGGCGTTTCCGTATGCCCACATCGCAGGACCCGACTACCTGATCATGTGTCTGCACTCCGGGTTTCCGTTTGTACTCATCGGGGCATTCAACCCGCCCGCCGCCGTCGAGACGTACAACCGCTATGGCGTGACGATGATCGGCGGCTCGACGGCGTTCTACCAGATGTTCCTGGCCGAGCAGGCCAAGACCCCGGGGACGAAGTTCATTCCCACGTTGAAGCTGATCTCCGGCGGAGGCGCCCCCAAGCCGCCCGAGTTGGCCGCCCGCATTCGCGATGAGATCGGTGTACCGGTGTGCCACGGATACGGCATGACCGAGGTGCCGATGATTGCACAGGGGTCGCCCCGCGACACCGAGGAGCAATTGGCCAACACCGAGGGGGCCCCGGTGCCTGGATGCGAGGTTCGCATCGTCACCGAGGACGGCTCGGTGGCATCGACCGGGCAGGAGGGCGAGGTTCGCCTCAAGGGCCCCATGGTGTGCTTGGGCTACACCGACGCGGAGGCAACCGCAGCCGCGTTCGACGACGAGGGTTGGTTCCGCACCGGCGACCTGGGCATCCTGCGAGACGATGGCCACCTTGCGCTGACCGGGCGCCTGAAGGATGTGATCATCCGCAAGGGTGAGAACATCTCGGCGAAGGAGGTGGAGGATCTGCTCTTCACCCACCCCAAAGTGGCCGATGTTGCCGTCATCGGCTTGCCGGACGAGGATCGCGGCGAACGCGTTGCCGCCGTCGTGGAACGGGCTGAGGGCGTTGACGACCTGACATTTGCCGAAATGTCTGCTCATCTCAACGCCGCAGGGCTGATGACCCGCAAGATCCCCGAGCAGCTTGAGGTCGTCGAGGCCCTGCCGCGAAACGAAACGTTGCGCAAGGTGCTGAAGTTCAAGCTGCGGGAGACCTACGCGGATGTACCGTGGACCCCGGAACCCCGCTGA
- the dnaB gene encoding replicative DNA helicase, translating to MTATFSQRAEPQGANGGSGGPVRIAGHSGRQPPHNLAAERSLLGAMLLSPSAIGDAMQRLEAADFYQPSHSHVFDAIAGLYAAGSPVDSVLVADQLTRNGLLDAIGGAGTLIELQGSAAAVSNAVHYAKVVEENALLRRLIATASEISELGFQPADDVASTMDTAESLIYRVAQRRVTDTLVPLRDLLGDTLDRFEQMYEQAGAVTGTPTGFTDLDTKLYGLQPGALIVLGARPAMGKTALALAIARNAAMASGKSAVYFSLEMSHLELTQRLVSMDARVDSSHLRNGKVSDADWNRITRSLGRLGDADLWIDDNANLTVMELRAKARRLKSELGGSLGLIVVDYLQLMSGPGRAENRQTEIAEISRGLKVLAREIDTPVLALSQLSRSLEQRADKRPMLSDLRESGSIEQDADVVLFLYRDEVYNPDTPDAGLAEVNISKHRAGPTGTCRLVFLPHHTLFENEAREEG from the coding sequence ATGACGGCAACATTCTCACAACGCGCCGAGCCGCAAGGTGCCAACGGCGGTTCCGGCGGACCGGTTCGGATTGCCGGACATTCCGGCCGCCAGCCTCCGCACAACCTGGCGGCAGAACGGTCGCTACTGGGCGCGATGTTGCTGAGTCCTTCGGCCATCGGCGATGCGATGCAACGCTTGGAGGCAGCCGATTTTTATCAACCGTCCCACAGCCACGTGTTCGATGCCATCGCCGGTCTCTACGCCGCGGGTTCGCCGGTCGACTCCGTCTTGGTGGCCGACCAACTGACCCGCAACGGCCTGCTGGACGCCATCGGCGGCGCCGGCACGCTCATCGAGTTGCAGGGCTCGGCGGCAGCGGTGTCCAACGCGGTCCATTACGCCAAGGTGGTCGAGGAGAACGCCCTCCTGCGGCGTCTGATCGCGACCGCGTCGGAGATCTCCGAGTTGGGCTTTCAACCGGCCGACGACGTGGCCTCCACCATGGATACCGCCGAGTCGCTGATCTACCGGGTTGCCCAGCGCCGGGTCACCGACACCCTGGTGCCGTTGCGTGATCTGCTGGGCGACACGCTCGATCGATTCGAGCAGATGTACGAGCAGGCGGGTGCGGTCACCGGCACCCCCACGGGCTTCACCGACCTGGACACCAAGCTCTATGGCCTCCAACCCGGCGCGCTGATCGTGCTTGGGGCCCGTCCGGCCATGGGAAAGACCGCCCTGGCCCTGGCCATCGCACGCAACGCGGCGATGGCATCGGGCAAGTCGGCGGTGTACTTCAGCCTGGAAATGAGCCATCTCGAGCTCACCCAGCGCCTGGTCTCCATGGACGCGCGGGTCGACTCCAGCCACCTGCGGAACGGCAAGGTGTCCGACGCGGACTGGAACCGCATCACCCGTTCGTTGGGGCGCCTGGGCGACGCCGATTTGTGGATCGATGACAACGCCAACCTGACCGTGATGGAATTGCGGGCAAAAGCCCGCCGGCTCAAATCGGAGCTGGGCGGATCCCTTGGCCTGATCGTCGTCGATTACCTCCAATTGATGAGTGGGCCGGGCAGGGCCGAAAACCGTCAAACCGAGATCGCCGAGATCAGCCGCGGCCTCAAGGTGCTGGCACGTGAGATCGACACGCCGGTGCTGGCGCTGTCCCAGCTGTCCCGCTCGCTGGAGCAGCGGGCCGACAAGCGCCCCATGCTGTCGGACCTGCGGGAGTCGGGCTCGATCGAACAGGACGCCGACGTGGTGCTGTTCCTCTACCGGGACGAGGTGTACAACCCGGACACCCCCGATGCCGGCCTGGCCGAGGTGAACATCTCCAAGCACCGGGCCGGTCCCACCGGCACCTGCCGTCTGGTGTTCCTGCCCCACCACACCCTGTTTGAGAACGAGGCACGGGAAGAGGGGTAG
- the rplI gene encoding 50S ribosomal protein L9 yields the protein MKLILRADLADLGKRGDLVEVADGYARNYLIPQHLAMPSTAGAAAQADAMRRGRDQRDAAAREEAEDMAKKLVTAAITIPAKAGDSGKLFGSITNADVAEAIEEQTGFSIDRKHISIEDQHLRTLGAHTVTVQPHNDVAFPVNVEVVAA from the coding sequence GTGAAGCTGATCCTGCGAGCCGACCTGGCCGATTTGGGAAAGCGGGGCGACCTTGTTGAAGTCGCTGACGGGTATGCCCGCAACTACCTGATCCCGCAGCACCTTGCCATGCCGTCCACCGCCGGCGCCGCCGCTCAGGCCGACGCCATGCGTCGCGGTCGCGACCAGCGCGATGCCGCAGCGCGTGAGGAGGCCGAGGACATGGCGAAGAAGTTGGTGACCGCGGCCATCACGATCCCAGCCAAGGCCGGTGACTCGGGCAAGCTCTTTGGTTCGATCACCAACGCGGATGTGGCTGAGGCCATCGAGGAGCAAACCGGCTTTTCGATCGATCGGAAGCACATTTCGATCGAGGATCAACACCTGCGCACCCTGGGCGCCCACACCGTCACCGTGCAGCCGCACAACGACGTGGCGTTCCCGGTGAATGTTGAGGTCGTCGCCGCCTAG
- the ssb gene encoding single-stranded DNA-binding protein, whose protein sequence is MATNTVTIIGNVTRDPELRFTPSGQAVANFGVAVNRRWQNRQTNEWEEATSFFDIVAWAQLGENVSESCPKGTRVIVTGRLDQRSWDGPEGDRRSKVEIVADEIAPSLRWASAQVTKNEKRSAGDAGPGGGGGSAAAPPPSAPPAGYNYDEEPF, encoded by the coding sequence ATGGCAACCAACACCGTCACCATCATCGGCAACGTCACCCGTGACCCTGAGCTGAGGTTCACCCCCAGCGGTCAGGCCGTCGCCAACTTTGGCGTTGCAGTCAATCGACGCTGGCAGAACCGCCAGACCAACGAGTGGGAAGAGGCCACGTCGTTTTTCGACATCGTGGCCTGGGCACAACTTGGTGAGAACGTGTCCGAATCCTGCCCCAAAGGCACGCGGGTGATCGTTACCGGTCGCCTGGACCAGCGCAGCTGGGACGGCCCCGAGGGCGATCGGCGCTCCAAGGTGGAGATTGTGGCCGACGAGATCGCCCCCAGCCTTCGGTGGGCGTCCGCTCAGGTCACCAAAAACGAAAAGCGCAGCGCCGGCGACGCCGGACCCGGTGGAGGTGGCGGCAGTGCCGCAGCCCCGCCGCCGAGTGCACCCCCCGCTGGATACAACTACGACGAGGAGCCCTTCTAA
- the rpsF gene encoding 30S ribosomal protein S6 has protein sequence MNRAYELMVIIDADVADAENKVVVDRVEELIGAAGGELSSTDRWGRRKFAYLINHKAEGYYVVFEFTADPAKLDPMDRFLRLADEVVRHKLIRLPEAEAERRSLAAMAAED, from the coding sequence ATGAACCGCGCTTACGAGTTGATGGTGATCATCGATGCCGATGTTGCCGACGCTGAAAACAAGGTCGTCGTCGATCGGGTCGAAGAATTGATCGGAGCGGCCGGCGGAGAGCTGTCCAGCACCGATCGGTGGGGGCGACGCAAGTTCGCCTACCTGATCAACCATAAGGCAGAGGGGTACTACGTGGTGTTCGAGTTCACGGCCGACCCGGCCAAACTCGACCCCATGGACCGCTTTCTCAGGCTGGCGGACGAGGTCGTCCGTCACAAGCTGATCCGACTGCCCGAGGCCGAGGCTGAGCGCCGCAGCCTGGCCGCGATGGCAGCGGAGGACTGA
- the panB gene encoding 3-methyl-2-oxobutanoate hydroxymethyltransferase, with the protein MSDRPTVPQIRARKVRDGAEPLVMITAHDAPTARIADAGGVDMILVGDSLAMVALGYEDTLQVTIDDMVHHTAAVARARPEALVVGDLPWMSYHTGRHDAVRNAASLIRAGAQAVKLEGGAKRVSVIDAIVDAEIPVMGHLGLTPQSMHALGGFRVQAKSSDAAMALVEEAKALEHAGCFAIVLEAIPDVVANLVTESVNVPTIGIGAGSGTDGQVLVFGDLLGLDPARPPKFVRRYAQGFELLSGAVGEYVVDVRSGAFPSEAETYHASQATTDTLAIYGGGR; encoded by the coding sequence ATGAGTGACCGTCCGACCGTTCCTCAGATTCGCGCCCGCAAGGTGCGTGACGGCGCCGAGCCGCTGGTGATGATTACGGCGCACGACGCCCCGACGGCCCGCATCGCCGATGCCGGCGGTGTCGACATGATCCTCGTCGGAGACTCGTTGGCCATGGTTGCCCTCGGATACGAGGACACCCTTCAGGTGACCATCGACGACATGGTGCATCACACCGCAGCGGTCGCTCGGGCCAGGCCTGAGGCGCTCGTCGTGGGCGACCTGCCATGGATGAGCTACCACACCGGTCGTCATGATGCGGTGCGCAACGCCGCGTCGCTGATCCGTGCCGGTGCCCAAGCGGTCAAGTTGGAGGGTGGCGCCAAGCGGGTGTCGGTGATCGATGCCATCGTCGATGCTGAGATTCCCGTCATGGGTCACCTGGGGTTGACCCCCCAGTCGATGCACGCGCTTGGCGGGTTTCGGGTGCAGGCCAAGAGTTCCGATGCGGCCATGGCCCTGGTGGAGGAGGCCAAGGCGCTCGAGCACGCGGGTTGCTTCGCCATCGTGTTGGAGGCGATCCCCGATGTGGTGGCCAACCTGGTCACGGAGTCGGTCAACGTTCCCACCATCGGCATTGGCGCCGGCTCGGGAACCGACGGTCAGGTGCTGGTGTTTGGGGACCTCCTGGGTCTCGACCCGGCCCGTCCCCCCAAGTTCGTGCGGCGCTATGCGCAGGGCTTCGAACTGCTCTCGGGAGCCGTCGGCGAGTACGTGGTCGATGTGAGGTCGGGCGCCTTTCCCTCCGAGGCCGAGACCTACCATGCGTCGCAGGCCACCACCGACACGCTGGCGATCTACGGCGGCGGTCGGTAG